In the genome of Sphaeramia orbicularis chromosome 13, fSphaOr1.1, whole genome shotgun sequence, one region contains:
- the LOC115431265 gene encoding E3 ubiquitin-protein ligase TRIM39-like — MAAAGRVRSEDQFQCSICLDVFTDPVTIPCGHNFCKSCISENWRVNVPYRCPMCKEEFYTKPQLKINTFISEMVAQFRLEVQHGPNIYSSDQQAAKPGEVPCDVCSQTKLKALKSCLVCLTSYCQTHLEPHLTVPALKRHQLIHPVENLEDRMCRKHHKPLELFCKTDHTCICVFCSVEDHKNHEFVPLKDQYEEQKPELKKTKAEIQQMVQERRLKIQEIQRSVEVSKNAADRENAEGVEVYTALMESVRRGLDQLLEEIQEKQRSTEKQAEDFIKELEQEICELKKRSTEVEQLSGSEDHLHFVQRFTCVKAAPSMKTWTKVSVCPPSYEGTVERAVSELENKLTEEKKRKKKKKEKAKAELKRVQQYEVNLTLDPDTAHPRLILSDDGKQVHDGGEWKNLLDKPQRFTDCLRILAKQSFSSGRIYFEVQVKGKTDWALGVVRRSINRKGGIPLSPQSGYWTIGLRNGNQCIACAAPPVPLSVKSGLQKVGVFVDYEEGLVSFYDVGSSVLIYSFIGCCFSDKLLPFFSPCPNAGGSNSAPLIITPVRH, encoded by the coding sequence ATGGCTGCTGCCGGTCGTGTCCGATCTGAGGATCAGTTCCAgtgttccatctgtctggatgtcttcactgatccagtcacaataccatgtggacacaacttctgcaaatccTGCATCTCTGAAAACTGGAGGGTTAATGTTCCATATCGGTGTCCCATGTGTAAAGAGGAATTCTACACAAAACCTCAGCTGAAGATCAACACGTTCATCTCAGAGATGGTGGCTCAGTTCAGACTTGAAGTTCAACATGGACCAAACATCTACAGCTCAGACCAACAAGCTGCCAAACCAGGAGAAGTTCCCTGTGACGTCTGCTCTCAAAccaaactgaaggccctgaagtcctgcctggtgtgtTTGACCTCCTACTGTCAGACTCATCTGGAACCTCATCTGACAGTTCCAGCGCTGAAAAGACATCAGCTGATCCaccctgtggagaacctggaagacaggatgtgtaggaaacaccacaaacctctggagctgttctgtaaaaccgaccacacatgtatctgtgtgttctgttctgttgaaGACCACAAGAACCATGAGTTTGTTCCTCTGAAAGATCAATATGAAGAACAAAAGCCAGAGCTGAAGAAGACAAAGGCTGAAATTCAGCAGATGGTCCAGGAGAGACGACTGAAGATCCAGGAGATCCAACGGTCAGTGGAGGTCAGTAAGAACGCTGCAGACAGAGAGAATGCAGAAGGTGTTGAGGTCTACACTGCTCTGATGGAGTCTGTTCGGAGAGGTCTGGACCAGCTCTTAGAGGAGATCCAAGAAAAGCAGAGGAGCACCgagaaacaggctgaagacttcatcaaagagctggaacaggaaatctgtgagctgaagaagagaagcactgaggtggagcagctgtcaggctctgaagaccacctccactttgtccagaggttcacatgtgtcaaagctgctccatccatgaagacctggacaaaGGTCAGCGTCTGTCCACCATCATATGAGGGGACTGTGGAGAGAGCTGTGTCTGAGCTGGAGAACAAActcacagaagagaagaagaggaagaagaagaagaaggagaaggctaaagctgagctgaagagagtccaacagtatgaggtgaatctgactctggatccagatacagcacatcctagactcatcctgtctgatgatggaAAACAGGTTCATGATGGTGGTGAATGGAAGAACCTTCTAGACAAACCACAGAGATTCACTGATTGCCTTCGCATCTTAGCGAAGCAGAGTTTCTCTTCTGGCAGGATTTACTTTGAAGTTCAGGTGAAAGGAAAGACTGACTGGGCTTTAGGAGTGGTCAGAAGGTCCATCAACAGGAAAGGAGGGATCCCACTGAGTCCTCAGAGCGGATACTGGACCATCGGTTTGAGAAATGGAAACCAGTGCATAGCttgtgctgctcctcctgtccctctgtctgtgaaGTCTGGTCTtcagaaggtgggggtgtttgtggattatgaggagggtctggtctccttttatgacgTAGGTTCCTCAGTTCTCATCTACTCCTTCATTGGCTGCTGCTTCAGTGATAAACTCCTCCCATTCTTCAGTCCATGTCCTAATGCTGGAGGTTcaaactctgctcctctgatcatcactcctgtcAGACACTGA
- the LOC115431267 gene encoding E3 ubiquitin-protein ligase TRIM39-like: protein MAAAGRVRSEDQFRCSICLDVFTDPVTIPCGHNFCKSCISENWRVNVPYRCPMCKEEFYTKPQLKINTFISEMVAQFRLEVQHGPNIYSSDQQAAKPGEVPCDVCSQTKLKALKSCLVCLTSYCQTHLEPHLTVPALKRHQLIHPVENLEDRMCRKHHKPLELLCKTDHTCICHHCTYSDHKGHDVTPLKDQYEEQKPELKKTKAEIKQMIQERRLKIQEIQRSVEVSKNAADRENAEGVEVFTALMESVQRGLDQLLEEIQEKQRSTEKQAEDFIKELEQEICELKKRSTEVEQLSGSEDHLHFVQRFTCVKAAPSMKTWTKVSVRPPSYEGTVDRAVSELENKLRKDMKKKKEAKADLKRVQQYEVNLTLDPDTAHPKLILSDDGKQVHTGDERRNLPDKPQRFTDSLSILAKQSFSSGRFYFEVQVKGKTDWALGVVRRSINRKEVILPSPQSGYWTIGLINGSQYYACAGPSVPLSVKSGLQKVEVFVVYEEGLVSFYDVGSSVLIYSFIGCCFSDKLLPFFGPCSNAGGSNSAPLIITPVRH, encoded by the coding sequence ATGGCTGCTGCCGGTCGTGTCCGATCTGAGGATCAGTTCCGgtgttccatctgtctggatgtcttcactgatccagtcacaataccatgtggacacaacttctgcaaatccTGCATCTCTGAAAACTGGAGGGTTAATGTTCCATATCGGTGTCCCATGTGTAAAGAGGAATTCTACACAAAACCTCAGCTGAAGATCAACACGTTCATCTCAGAGATGGTGGCTCAGTTCAGACTTGAAGTTCAACATGGACCAAACATCTACAGCTCAGACCAACAAGCTGCCAAACCAGGAGAAGTTCCCTGTGACGTCTGCTCTCAAAccaaactgaaggccctgaagtcctgcctggtgtgtctgACCTCCTACTGTCAGACTCATCTGGAACCTCATCTGACAGTTCCAGCGCTGAAAAGACATCAGCTGATCCaccctgtggagaacctggaaGACAGGATGTGTAGGAAACACCACAAACCTCTGGAGCTGTTGTGTAAAACCGACCACACATGTATCTGTCACCACTGCACCTACTCAGACCACAAAGGTCATGATGTTACTCCTTTGAAAGATCAATATGAAGAACAAAAGCCAGAGCTGAAGAAGACAAAGGCTGAAATTAAGCAGATGATCCAGGAGAGACGACTGAAGATCCAGGAGATCCAACGGTCAGTGGAGGTCAGTAAGAACGCTGCAGACAGAGAGAATGCAGAAGGTGTTGAGGTCTTCACTGCTCTGATGGAGTCTGTTCAGAGAGGTCTGGACCAGCTCTTAGAGGAGATCCAAGAAAAGCAGAGGAGCACCgagaaacaggctgaagacttcatcaaagagctggaacaAGAAATCTGTGAGCTgaagaagagaagcactgaggtggagcagctgtcaggctctgaagaccacctccactttgtccagaggttcacatgtgtcaaagctgctccatccatgaagacctggacaaaGGTCAGCGTCCGTCCACCATCATATGAGGGGACTGTGGACAGAGCTGTGTCTGAGCTGGAGAACAAACTCAGAAaagacatgaagaagaagaaggaggctaAAGCTGACCTGAAGAGAGTCCAACAGTATGAGGTGAATCtgactctggatccagatacagcacatcctaaactcatcctgtctgatgatggaAAACAGGTTCACACTGGTGATGAAAGGAGGAACCTTCCAGACAAACCACAGAGATTCACTGATAGTCTTTCCATCTTAGCGaagcagagtttctcttcaggcaggtttTACTTTGAGGTTCAGGTGAAAGGAAAGACTGACTGGGCTTTAGGAGTGGTCAGAAGGTCCATCAACAGGAAAGAAGTGATCCTACCGAGTCCTCAGAGCGGATACTGGACCATCGGTTTGATAAATGGAAGTCAGTACTATGCTTGCgctggtccttctgtccctctgtctgtgaaGTCTGGTCTTCAGaaggtggaggtgtttgtggttTATGAGGAGGGTTTGGTCTCCTTTTATGACGTAGGTTCCTCAGTTCTCATCTACTCCTTCATTGGCTGCTGCTTCAGTGATAAACTCCTCCCATTCTTCGGTCCATGTTCTAATGCTGGAGGTTcaaactctgctcctctgatcatcactcctgtcAGACACTGA
- the LOC115431274 gene encoding uncharacterized protein LOC115431274, whose protein sequence is MKVLVVVVILIHVSQHALAVAVQAYEGMESVLLPCQYSGMLPEDPSVVWSRSDLNLTVIYLLKYESDDLKEEYRRSERTSMKTNALESGDFSLTVKKPQLSDSSNYTCNLRWETERKETKEWRLTQVQLQVKDDEEEVKVQQGAESIQLPCKASADLPEDTTVDWTHVDPELLVVHVYRNKTDDLQTQDRSYRGRTQMNKDMSLTLKHPTDTDGGVYICSVYREGDVLRSKVLLQVVPGQCWDRPHETAPI, encoded by the exons ATGAAAGTGTTGGTGGTGGTTGTGATCCTCATCCACG tttcccagcatgcattggctGTAGCGGTGCAGGCGTATGAGGGGATGGAGTCGGTCCTGCTGCCCTGCCAGTATTCTGGCATGTTACCGGAGGATCCTTCAGTGGTTTGGAGTCGCTCTGATCTCAACCTAACAGTTATTTACCTGCTTAAATACGAAAGTGACGATCTCAAAGAGGAATACCGACGCAGTGAGCGCACGTCAATGAAGACCAACGCTCTGGAATCTGGAGACTTCAGCCTCACTGTGAAGAAACCAcaactgtctgacagcagcaacTACACCTGTAACCTCCGATGGGAAACTGAGAGGAAGGAGACGAAAGAGTGGAGACTGACACAAGTACagctgcaggtcaaag ATgacgaggaggaggtgaaggtcCAGCAGGGGGCGGAGTCTATCCAGCTGCCTTGTAAAGCCTCAGCCGATCTGCCTGAAGACACCACAGTGGACTGGACTCACGTTGATCCAGAACTGTTGGTGGTCCACGTGTACCGGAATAAAACTGATGATCTTCAAACACAGGACAGGTCTTACCGTGGCCGCACACAGATGAATAAAGACATGAGTCTGACTCTGAAACACCCCACAGACACAGACGGAGGTGTGTATATCTGCAGCGTCTACAGGGAAGGAGACGTCCTGAGGTCTAAAGTCCTGCTCCAGGTGGTCCCAGGTCAGTGCTGGGATAGACCACATGAAACAGCTccaatctga